DNA from Roseomonas gilardii subsp. gilardii:
GCAGGCCGCGGAGGCCGCGGCGCGCACGCGGCTGCGGCCGATCCTGATGACCTCGCTGGCCTTCATCCTGGGCGTGCTGCCGCTGGCCGTGGCGACGGGCGCGGGCGCGGAGATCCGGCAGAGCCTGGGCACCGCCGTCTTCGCCGGCATGCTGGGGGTGACCCTGTTCGGCCTGCTCTTCACCCCGGTCTTCTATGTCGTCGCCAGCGCCATGGCACGGCGCCAGGACCGCCGGGCGGCCGGCGCCGTGGCACCGGCGGAATGACGCGCCTCCGGCAGGCCCGTCCCCCCCGGACGGGCCTGCGGGACGGGCCTGCCGGAAATCGTGATCGCCCTCACCCCCGGCGGCGGTCTGGCGCGACACCGCCCCGCATGGGCAATGTCACGGAACCTGGCTGGAGCGTGACGATGCCGAGACGGATGCTGGCGATCCTCCCCGCCCTGTTCCTCTGCGCCGGCCTGGTGCGGGCGGAGGCGGCGGTGCTGGACGGGGTGACCTTCCCCGACACCCAGACGGTCGCCGGCCGCAGCCTGGTGCTGAACGGCACCGCGCTGCGCACCTATTCCATCCTGCATGTGCATATCTACGTGGCCGCCCTCTATCTGGAACGGCCTTCCTCCAATGCCGCGCAGATCCTGGGCTCGGACCAGGTGAAGCTGGTCCAGTTCGTCTTCTCCCGCAACATCGACGCCCCGGATGCCCGCAAGTCCTGGGAAGAAGGGCTGGCCGCCAATTGCCACGCCCCCTGCCGCCTTCAGCCGCAGGACGTGGCCCGCTTCCTCGACGCCGTCCCGGCCGTGCACCAGGGGGAAAGCGGCTCCCTGCTCTTCACCCCGGACGGGCTGGACGTCTTCACGGATGGCCGCTTCATCGGCCGGATCACCGACCCCAACTTCTCCCGCGTCGTGCTCTCCACCTTCATCGGGCCGCAGAGCCTGCTGCCGGATGTCCGCGCCGGGCTGCTCGGACAGCGCTGATCCCGCACGGCAGGCGGAAGCGACGGCACCGGACGGTTTCGGCCGGTTGCCAAAATGTCACCCGATCGTCACCTGAGTATCACGGCCGCGTCGTGCTGGGCGACTAAGCCGCCCGCCGAACACGTTCGGATCGGCTCATGGCGTCTCAGCGTAATGTCCTTCTCATCGTGGTGGATCAGTGGCGGGCGGATTTCATGCCCGTGCTCGGCGCGGATTTCCTGCGCACGCCGAATCTCGACCGGCTGTGCCGCGAGGGCGTCACCTTCCGCAACCATGTGACCACGGCGGTTCCCTGCGGCCCGGCCCGCGCCAGCCTGCTGACCGGCCTGTACCTGATGAACCACCGTGCGGTGCAGAACACCGTGCCGCTCGACGCGCGCCACATGAACCTGGGTAAGGCGCTGCGCGGCGTGGGCTACGACCCGGCGCTGATCGGCTACACCACCACCACGCCGGACCCGCGCACCACCAGCCGCAACGACCCGCGCTTCTCCCTGTTGGGCGACCTGATGGACGGGTTCCGCAGCGTCGGCGCCTTCGAGCCCTCGATGGACGGCTATTTCGGCTGGCTGGCGCAGAAGGGCTATCCCCTGCCGCCGAAGCGCGATGACATCTGGCTGCCGGAAGGCATGGACGACGTGCCCGGCGCCACCGACCGGCCCAGCCGCATCACCGCCGATCTCTCCGACACCGCCTATTTCACCGAGCGCGCCCTGACCTATCTCAAGGGCCGCGGCGGCAAGCCCTGGTTCCTGCATCTCGGCTACTACCGCCCGCATCCGCCCTTCATCGCGCCGGAACCCTACAACCGCATGTACCGGCCGGAGCAGATGCCCGCCCCGGTGCGCATGCCACACTGGCGGGAGGAAGCGGCGCAGCACCCGCTGCTCGATTTCTACCTGCATGGCGTCCAGCGCGGCTCCTTCTTCCACGGCGCCGGCGGCGCGGCGAACGAGATGGAGGAGGCGGAGATCCGCCAGATGCGCGCCACCTATGCCGGGCTGATCTCCGAGGTCGATGCCGCGCTGGGCGAGGTCTTCGCCCATCTCGACGCCACGGACCAGTGGAGGAACACACTCATCATCTTCACCTCCGACCATGGCGAGCAGCTCGGCGACCACTACCTGCTCGGCAAGATCGGCTTCCATGACGAGAGCTTCCGCATCCCCCTGGTGGTGGTGGACCCGGACGCCCCGGAACAGGCCGGCCGCATCGAGAGCGCCTTCACCGAGAGCGTGGACGTGCTGCCCAGCATCATCGACTGGCTGGGCGGCGAGGTGCCGCGCGCCTGCGACGGGCGCTCGCTCCTGCCGCTGCTGCGCGGCCGTCGCCCCGCCGACTGGCGCGAGCATCTCTTCTACGAATACGATTTCCGCGATGTCTACTACTCGCACCCCGAGGCGCCGCTGGGCCTCGGCATGGATGACTGCTCGCTCTGCGTGGTGCAGGACGAGCAGTGGAAATACGTCCACTTCGCGGCGCTCCCGCCCCTCCTCTTCAACCTGGAGGAGGACCCGAACCAGTTCGTGAACCTGGCCGACGATCCGGCCCATGCGGCCATCGTCGCGGATTACGCGCAGCGCGCCCTGTCGCACCGCATGCGCCATGCCGAGCGCACCCTGACGCATTACCGGTCCACGCCCCAGGGCCTGGAGGAGAGACGCCGATGATCCTGTCCCGCCGTTCCACGCTGCTCGGCGCCGCCGGCCTCGGCACCGCCAGCCTGC
Protein-coding regions in this window:
- the pehA gene encoding phosphoric/sulfuric ester hydrolase PehA is translated as MASQRNVLLIVVDQWRADFMPVLGADFLRTPNLDRLCREGVTFRNHVTTAVPCGPARASLLTGLYLMNHRAVQNTVPLDARHMNLGKALRGVGYDPALIGYTTTTPDPRTTSRNDPRFSLLGDLMDGFRSVGAFEPSMDGYFGWLAQKGYPLPPKRDDIWLPEGMDDVPGATDRPSRITADLSDTAYFTERALTYLKGRGGKPWFLHLGYYRPHPPFIAPEPYNRMYRPEQMPAPVRMPHWREEAAQHPLLDFYLHGVQRGSFFHGAGGAANEMEEAEIRQMRATYAGLISEVDAALGEVFAHLDATDQWRNTLIIFTSDHGEQLGDHYLLGKIGFHDESFRIPLVVVDPDAPEQAGRIESAFTESVDVLPSIIDWLGGEVPRACDGRSLLPLLRGRRPADWREHLFYEYDFRDVYYSHPEAPLGLGMDDCSLCVVQDEQWKYVHFAALPPLLFNLEEDPNQFVNLADDPAHAAIVADYAQRALSHRMRHAERTLTHYRSTPQGLEERRR
- a CDS encoding chalcone isomerase family protein translates to MPRRMLAILPALFLCAGLVRAEAAVLDGVTFPDTQTVAGRSLVLNGTALRTYSILHVHIYVAALYLERPSSNAAQILGSDQVKLVQFVFSRNIDAPDARKSWEEGLAANCHAPCRLQPQDVARFLDAVPAVHQGESGSLLFTPDGLDVFTDGRFIGRITDPNFSRVVLSTFIGPQSLLPDVRAGLLGQR